A window of Solanum stenotomum isolate F172 chromosome 3, ASM1918654v1, whole genome shotgun sequence contains these coding sequences:
- the LOC125859581 gene encoding zinc finger protein ZAT9-like, producing MGYEDHEVLLKHVCKFCNKSFHCGRSLGGHMRSHMVNTTDGETSRKKLPALIVSNSATNNNNNVNLDIGTQNVNYVLRNNPKKTSKFSEDLVDTLLPKVCKECGKSFQSWKALFGHMKCHSSSSSQEEDSWNSVSESDTEATAAAAATTATSNKKKRSSRKRYNMAPAATSSSLTVAANASSPCVSEIEHEQEEIAMSLIMLSRDVSNWVGHNTVTDQCSDNNSQFLTKSELIKKVKNGKTEQGESSKSLINGQKRNKSEPLIHGDDEKKKKIKVENENRVISDPKIKFECTTCNKSFHSYQALGGHRASHKNSKGETCTGTDIDHVKRIKNSNNDESEFGQNCGSKKQLKMHECPICYKIFPSGQALGGHKRSHLIAEAKKNINNNNNHNQTVEVQKPIPEIRNFLDLNLPAPVEEEDNILDSSTTEQHIEFQQWWIDSRHKHEQLLGLLSN from the coding sequence ATGGGGTATGAAGATCATGAAGTATTATTGAAGCATGTTTGCAAATTTTGCAATAAGAGTTTTCATTGTGGTAGATCGTTAGGAGGTCATATGAGGTCTCATATGGTTAATACGACTGATGGTGAGACATCAAGAAAGAAGCTTCCAGCTTTGATCGTTAGCAATTCCGCCaccaataacaacaacaatgttAATTTGGATATTGGAACTCAAAATGTTAATTATGTGCTTAGAAACAATCCGAAGAAGACTTCAAAATTTTCTGAAGATTTGGTGGATACTTTGCTTCCAAAAGTTTGCAAGGAATGTGGCAAAAGCTTTCAATCTTGGAAAGCTTTATTTGGGCATATGAAGTGTCACTCATCATCATCGTCACAAGAAGAAGATTCTTGGAACAGTGTTAGTGAATCTGATACCGAAGCAACAGCAGCAGCGGCAGCAACAACAGCAACatcaaacaaaaagaagagatCATCAAGAAAAAGGTATAATATGGCCCCTGCTGCAACTTCCTCTTCTTTAACTGTTGCTGCTAATGCTTCTTCCCCTTGTGTATCTGAAATTGAGCATGAACAAGAAGAGATTGCTATGAGTTTGATTATGCTTTCAAGAGATGTAAGCAATTGGGTTGGTCACAATACTGTCACTGATCAATGTTCTGATAACAATTCTCAGTTTTTGACCAAATCAGAGCTGATCAAGAAAGTCAAAAATGGGAAAACAGAACAAGGTGAGAGTTCTAAGTCTCTAATAAATGgtcaaaaaaggaacaaatcaGAGCCTCTAATTCATGGAGATgatgagaaaaagaagaagattaaaGTGGAGAATGAAAACAGAGTAATCTCtgatccaaaaataaaatttgagtgTACTACTTGTAACAAGAGCTTCCACTCTTATCAAGCACTTGGTGGTCACAGAGCAAGCCACAAAAATTCTAAAGGTGAAACCTGTACTGGCACTGATATCGATCATGTTAAGCGAATCAAGAACAGCAACAATGATGAGAGTGAATTTGGGCAAAATTGTGGATCCAAGAAGCAGTTAAAGATGCATGAGTGTCCAATTTGTTACAAGATTTTCCCATCAGGACAAGCATTAGGTGGTCATAAGAGATCCCATTTGATTGCTGAGGCCAAAAAaaacatcaacaacaataataaccaCAATCAAACTGTTGAAGTACAGAAACCAATACCAGAAATCAGAAACTTTTTGGATCTAAATTTGCCTGCTcctgttgaagaagaagataacaTATTGGATTCTAGCACTACTGAACAGCATATTGAATTTCAGCAATGGTGGATTGACAGCAGACACAAACATGAGCAGCTATTGGGCCTTCTTTCTAACTAA